From Salvia splendens isolate huo1 chromosome 16, SspV2, whole genome shotgun sequence, a single genomic window includes:
- the LOC121771239 gene encoding cold shock protein 1-like, which produces MAEEKAMRSKGVVTKFNDQKGYGFIQPEDGSEDLFVHQTAIKSDGYRSLREGQEVEFTTILDGDKAKAADVTSPGGGPVDTAPRRGNNTSRYGDRRNDGNGYGYRSGGGGGGGGECFNCGEFGHMARDCGGGGSGNGGGCYNCGGFGHMARECPSGNRGGGGGGSGGACFSCGEPGHMARDCVRSGGGGYSRGGGGCFNCGEPGHFARECKSTS; this is translated from the coding sequence ATGGCGGAGGAGAAGGCTATGCGATCCAAGGGCGTCGTCACCAAATTCAACGATCAGAAGGGCTACGGATTCATCCAGCCTGAGGATGGAAGCGAAGATCTGTTCGTCCACCAAACCGCCATCAAATCCGACGGCTACCGCTCCCTCCGCGAGGGGCAGGAGGTCGAGTTCACCACCATTCTAGACGGCGACAAGGCCAAGGCCGCTGACGTCACCTCCCCCGGCGGCGGCCCCGTCGACACCGCTCCTCGCAGGGGCAATAACACCAGCAGATACGGCGATCGGAGAAATGACGGCAACGGATACGGCTATCGCAGcggcggaggaggtggaggaggcGGTGAGTGCTTCAATTGTGGTGAATTTGGGCATATGGCTAGGGATTGCGGAGGCGGAGGAAGTGGAAATGGTGGAGGATGTTACAATTGTGGAGGATTTGGGCATATGGCTAGGGAGTGCCCTAGTGGAAAtcgcggcggtggcggtggggGTTCCGGTGGGGCTTGTTTCTCCTGTGGGGAACCAGGTCACATGGCGAGGGATTGTGTGCGCAGCGGCGGAGGGGGCTACAGCCGTGGAGGAGGAGGCTGTTTCAACTGCGGTGAACCTGGACACTTTGCCAGGGAATGCAAAAGCACCTCATGA